The DNA region ggcaggctgatttctgagttcgaggccaccctggtctacagagtgagttccaggacagccagagctatacagagaaaccctgtctcgaaaagccaaaaaaaaaaaaaaaaaaaagatgtagaactctcagctccttctccagcaccatgtctgccttcatgctgccatgtttcctgctaaGATGAGATCCTGGCCTCCCTGATATGTGTATCCTCATACACAACCTTGTATGGAATGATGAGGGTGGGTCCTTTCAGTAGCATCCAATATCCTACCTCAGCCTATGGAAGCCATTGAACTGGGTGGAGAGGAACCAGTCCTCCCCACTCCACACATATAACCAGCCTCCTCTCCAAACCACATAGGCCTCATTACCCCTTGGGCttagggaggagcaggaggagcccATCTCAGCCAGCATTTGGCAGAAGAATTGGATTAAATAAATGAGGGGCTGAGACAGCAGGAGGGGACAACACTGATCTTAAGTCCATCAGTGCTGTTGCATTGCCAGTTCCATACAGAGGCTGAGGGGCAGTTAATAGACTGCCtgcatgcaagcatgaagacatgagttcaaatccctagtgttcataaatatatatatatataatattccatataatatatttattacatatatattacaaacaCATCTTAAATACGATGATAAACATCTATAATGCCAACCCAGGGAGGTGTTGTCAGTAGGAACTCCAGAACCCACTGGCTAGGCTTGGCTAGATTGTCTAGCAAAATTGGTGAGCAAAGAGTTCATTGAAAGATCCTGACTCAGAAGAACAGGTGGAGacatgattgaggaagacacctgacacacacacacacacacacacacacacacacacacacacactcaagcatgaggacatAGGACACACACCCCGCTCAGGGAAATGGAGAACCTACCAGCCCAGCTCTGCCAAGCACCCAGGCAGTGCCTTTGCAAATGAGGTTTATTGGAGCAGAGAAATGTTCcctggaggaggagagaagactAGGCCAGGCCCAGCAGGGCGCTGGTCAGTATTGCttggggtaggggtagggagcACATGGTGCAGTTGGTGAGGTGCTTGATGCTCAAGCAGGAGGACCTGTGTTTGGATCTCCAGCATGATGTAGAGGCATACACCTTCAATACACCCAGTGGGGGGGGGNNNNNNNNNNGGGGGGGGGAGGTTAGAAGGGAAGACTCCTAAAACATGACGATCAGCCAATTAGGACtccagactcagtgagagaaaGACTGTCTCAGATAACAGGGGAagaaatgattgaggaagacacttgctGTCTAGACCATCGACTTCTGGACCTatttgcacgcacacacacacacacacacacacaaacaggaacacacacaccaacattgTATCTCATTTTATTCAGCCAAGCTGGAGTGGCCTGTGGGATGGTATACCTGGTACAATCTAACTGCGAGGAGCAGGTGGCCAGCACCCCGGCTTACTTACTGCAGGCAAGTAGCAGTGGTGCAGGGCTGATCAGCTAGAACTTGGTGTCCCAAGAAGCCAAGTTCATTCCCCATCCTCCATAGCCAATTAGGAAAGCTAAATTAATTTAAAGTGGGGATTTATTAAATGCAGCCACATTGAAGAACAGATAGAGAGATCCAGTGACACCCTAGGGTCCCAAAGTGATATTAACATTTAATAAAGGGCTAGGGATATGCACAACCAAGCAGTGCCCATGAAAGTGCAATCCTGCCCATCACTGGCCCACTGCTGTCTCTAGAAggctgtaatttcttttctgggggGGATGATCCATCTGCCTTCCCCAACTCTGGCTGGGGCAGACTTTTCTCCTAGCACAAGACTCCTGGGAATATTCCAATCCCTTGGGGTTCTTTGCTTTAATACTCTGTTTGCTAAGGTGCCTCTTTATAATACATTCATTTGTGTCAGACCAATCACAATCAGAAGAGACTTAGGGAGGCGTCTGAGTGGGCCAGGACTGCACTAGCCTGGCTCTGTCCTAATTGGCCCATCCTCCAAGCACCATCGTGCTATTGGCATTAGCATCCTGGGCATCTACTGTGTTCCTTTTAGGCTATTCCTGATCACtccaaatagaaaataatgaaatgtttcaatcagagtccaacttggtgaaacaaagagttgggggtggggggtgagggggaaaCGCTCATTGAATCACTGGTGACTTGGGCAACTCCATCACAAAAGGTTGATCCATGAAAAACACTATCCCCAGATTTTCTACACAACTTGAAAGGTCCCCAGAAGAGGACCTCTTCTTTCCCATAACTCAGCAATAGTTGACCATATCTAGAACCTGGAAATAGCCTCTTGAGTCTGGTAAGTTTCCTGAGTCTCCCAGGGAATATTTTTGTCCTAAGGTAACAACTTCAGAAGGGACTCATAAGAGTGTGagataaacaaactcaaaaggtAAAGGCCACCTCATGCCTTGCTGTCTGTCCCCAGAGTTGCCGAGACTGGAAAAGCCACTGCAAATCCATTGCAGGGTGGATTTCCATTGGTTTCcatagggtttccattgctgtgaagagataccatgaccaagacaactcttataaggacaacactcaATTGGGGATatctgacaggttcagaggttccatccagtatcatcatggcaggaaacatggtagcATGTAGGCAGGTATGacactagaggagctgagagttctacatcttcatccaaaggaaactAGGAATAGACTGTCTCTCCCACAGTGTGGGGAACTTCAatgctcacacccacagtgacacacttcctctaagaaggccacaTCTACTTAGACAAAGccatactttctaatagtgccattccctggccaagaatattcaaaccaccacagcccccACATCTGTTTTTGCACCAATAGTGGGTCAGAGAAGCCATGGATGATGTGTATTATCCAGGACATGGACTCCCTAGAGCAGCTGAATGACCTCATCATGATCTTGACCCTCTCATTCAGCCTTCACTCACTTGTTCCCAGTCCCACACTGAGGCAAATTCAAGCCTGTGACAATGATGCAGATGACCATGAGAACCATGTGTGTCCGTCCTATGGCAGCGCTGTGTGGAAGGCACTGCATCCAGCCACACCCTTGAACCTCAAAGATCTTCCACAAGCCCTCCCAAACATGAACAGCCACAGCCATCTCATGCAAATGTTTCATCTCTCACCATGTAGGCAGCACACAGCTCACAGAAGCATTAGCCAGCCCAGTGTGACCAGAGAGATGCTGACTGGCTACAGTTCCAGAGGGGCCATGACTCAGAGTCCCTTAGAGTTAGGACAGGGAAAATGGATGGGGGTCGGGGGTGGCAGGGAGACCAGCTCTAAGCTTCAGGATTCTAAGAGCTGATGGTGCCCTTTAGACGTATGCTGAGAAAGCCTGCCTTGTGAGGTCAAAGCTAGTCAGAGACTCCACTAACCCCAGTATCTGTGTAATGCAAGTGTGCTCATAGCAGTTGACACAGGGATCCAGTGATACTGATCTTCTATGTGGCTCTGGCAGAGGGTAGGACAGATAGGGAAGCTTCAATCTCTAGCCACATAATCagatcctcttccctcctccacctcctcctcctcctcctccttctccttctcttcttcctcccctctttccctcttcttcttcctcctcctcctcctcctctcttccacctcctcctcccctcctccaccttctaagacagagtttttctgtatggctctgactgtcctggactcattctatagaccaggctgatcttgaacccagagagctgcctgcttctgtctccctagtgctgggattaaaggcaatgggccaccacccacacacacacactataaaccCTTCCTTAAAGTACCTTTTGTCAGATGTTTGCTCAGAGCAACTAAGAAGTAGGAAATAAGAAAGACACCTGGGTTCCCAGGAGTCACCAAGCCACAGGAGGAACCCCATCCCTACCCTTCCACACACAccacccctcctcttcctcaccatACAGCTCAGAACTTCTGAAGACAGAGAGCAAGCATCGGAGTCTGAGTTCAGAgcccaacacccatgtaaaaggcCACATGTGGAGGCGCACccctggaatcctagcactgagggagcacagacaagaggatccctggagcttgcagaAGGGCCAGCAAGTCTAGAAGACTCCATGAGTTCAAGATTCAGTGACTGAATCTATCTCAAAGATCAGGCAGAGAAAGGATTGAGAAAGGCATCtcattctggcctccacacacgtTTTCTCCCCATCACACATCTggacaagcacacatacatagaagaCATATACATAAGGTATGGGGCCAGGCTGGAGTCTCCTGTGGGGTGGCTCCTGGTGGTCGTGACTACCAGCCAGGAGCAGGTGGTTATCAATACCAGTGATTATCTTCTGCAAGTCAGTGGCAGAGGTCCTGGGACAAAGGGCTATCAGTCATTTCAGAGTTGAGCCTGGTGACAAGACGCTCAGAAAAGTGTCACAGTGGGGCAGGATGATACCAGGCTGGCTTGGTCTCTTCTTGCTCATTCTCCAACAACCAGCAAGCTCTGGCATTACTGTCCTGGGGTCAGAACCGTTTCCCTTTTTCTCTATTTCCAGTCTTCCCAAATCGAGAGAGTAACCACAGACCAAAGAAGCAGCTCTATCCAAGTTCAGTTTGGGGGAGCTATGAACCTTAGAGGTTCATAAGTGACTCGGGTAGCTTCATCACCGAGAAGCCCACCTCAGCATGGTGCCGACTTAGGTACCTGTATCCACAGACTCCACTGCACAGCTTGTGGGCAGCTCTGTAGACctgtcttttctccctccagtTCAATAATTCTAGAACTTGGGGAAAGGCCTCTTGAGGAAGCTTTCCCACTCCAGGAGTGAGTGTGTTGGCCATCAGACGTCTGCAGAATAGGGTCATAAGATGATGTGAGGTCAGTCTAAAAAGAAGCAACTCAAAAGGTAGagagatgccaggcagtggtggcgcatgcctttaatcccagcacttgggagacagaggcaggcagatctcactcagagttccaggacagcctggtttacagaatgagttccaggacagccagggctacacagagaaaccttgatttgaaaaaaaacaacaaacaaacaaaaaaagctagaGAGATCCTTACCTGAGGTACTGCTGTTGGTTTCTGATTGTTGTTGATTCTCAAAGCAACGGGGAAAGGCTCTGCAAAATGGGATGTTGACACAGAGCAGGATACCTCCCAACAACAGCAGTAGGGAGCTGGTCCAGGCCAGGTAGAGTGAAATGCCCATCTCTACTTTCTTCGAGTAGCCCAACACTGGGGTGATATTGTGTGTTACCCAGGACAGGGGTACCAGCATCAGAAGGCCAAAAGTAAGAAACATCCCACTAGCTACCTTCATGATCTTGTCTTCAACACTTCTATCTGTCCAACACCTGATGAGCCAATCCCCAAACATGCAGAGCAGCAATCCCAGCCAGGTTCCAGTGATGCAGACAACCATAAAGCCTCGAGACACGTTTAGGTCCTGTGCTGCTGGTATCTTGGAATTATACTGTGTACACTGTATCCACCGATTTCCCTGAACCTGGCACATGTGCCACAGACCCTCCCAAATTCTGGCATCTGGATTTGTCTCATCATCTGGAAATGTCACCCTCCAGACAGGCAGCACGCAGCTCACAATGGTACCAACACAACCCAGTGTAGTCACAGAGGAGCTGATGGCCTTTTGTTTCAGGGAGACCATGGCTCAGAATCTGCTAAAGGCAGGACCAGGAAGAGAGTCAGGGGTCCAGGTCTAGAGATGCAGGATTCCGAGAGCCGAGGATGGAATTTTAAAGTATCTGGGGGCCAGCCTATCCCCTGTGATGCAGAGTGGCAAAGAGCAAGTATGAGATGCCACTGTCGAATGTCGAGCTCCAGCATGGGTGACCACAGCAGTTGACTCAGGACGCTATCTGCTGAAACAGACTGAGTTCCCAGGAGGCCTTGGCAgagggtggggcagagggaggagctTCTGTGAGGAGatccctgtgtttcttttctttttttcttttataatgagTACATGTGCCCCTGAGCATGCTTGttaagtgtgtgtacatgctcatgtgtgcatccatgtaggtgtgtgtgttggggatcaCATTAGCCCGGAGCCCACGAGTCAGGCTAGACTAGCTAGCTAGTGAGCCTAGAAATGTCTCATATGTCCACCTCACTGCCTTGGGTTTACCAACAAACACCACCACATCCAACATTTTTAtgggggttctgggaattgaacttgaccAATCTTTACCCTCCAATCTTTACACTGGTTCTGTGGACTTCCGAACCCAGACCCAGCAAAGTCATCTTAAAACCTCaattctggccaggtggtggtggcgcatgcctttaatcccagcacttgggagacagaggcaggcaaatctctgtaagCTCGAGGCCTGTCTGGTTtatagagttagttccaggacagccagggctatacagagaaaccctgtcttgggggtggggggaaagcaCAACCTCAATTCTGAGTAAGAGTTTCCATCTAATACTAAGAaaccctcctttctctctacatggaTACCCACAGTCACAGATATCATATATGCTCACtcatagacattaaaaaaaacaattaaaacataatttaaaggGGGAAGAAAGCTCCTTTCCGCTCTTGTTTATTGGTCTAAGTGGGGtaccaggaagcagaaacagcagAGTCTGGCCCTAGCTTCCTTTCTTGACTCACTGCCAGGAActggtcaggcatggtggccttGATACCCCTCTCTGGCCAACGGAAAGAACCCTGAGGTTCAGCAGGGAGGTCTCCAGGTGGGACAAGGTTCTCTCTGGAGTGCTTTCTGTTCTTCTTAACCATCCCTCACCTTTTTAGGAAAGGGGACTTCTCCCATTGCTTTGTCTTGTGTTTAGAGACTGAGTTtatctgtgtagtcctgggtaTTATGGAACTGTCTTTGTAGACCaacctagcctcaaactcagagatcctcctgcctctgcctcctgagtgctggggtcaaaggtgggtgccaccactgaccagcacTGGGAAGGATCTCAGACCTCAGAATGCAGAGACAAGCAAAGGCTTTGAGTTCGATGACAGCCTAGTTGTCTCCCCCGCCCCccttaacttatttattcactttacatctcagcttatttattcactttgcatcctccTCACAGCCCTTCCTCACATGGCTCCTCCCCCTATTCTCCTTCCCTATaacctctgagaagggggaggaccGCCTGTGTACCAACCCACCCTGCCTCCTCAAGTCATTGGAAGagtaggtgcatcctttcccacggagaccagacaaggcagcccagttaggggagcaggatccacaggcaggcaacagagtcagggtaagcccccattccagttgttgtgggacccacatgaagatcaagctgcctatctgctccatatgtgcagggcgcctaggtccagcccatgtaggTGTTTtagttggtggcccagtgtctaggagtccccaagagtccaggtgagttgactctgttggtcttgtgGGGTCCCTATCCCCTTCGGGTCCCTTAATCCTTCTCCCAGCTCTTGCACAAAACTCcttgagctccacctaatgtttagctgtgggtctcggCATCTGTTTTGGTTAGCTGccgggtggagcctctcagaggacagtatgctaagctcctgtctgcaaacataacacagtatcattaatagtgtcaggggttggtgcttgcccatgcGATGGGACTCTAGTTGAGCAATCAAACACCACGTCCAAAGGCAAGTTATACAAGAAAGACTTTAACTTGGCTTACAGCATCAGAGGTTAGAGTTCGTGATGGTTTCAGGGCAAAGGCATGGTAGCAGAAACAGCTGGAACCTCGTGTCTTAATCAGTGAGTGAGAAACAGACAGAGCATACTGCAAATGGTGCCTGTCCACTCAAAGCAGAAAGCCCACCAGAGGGACACATcttatccaacaaggccacactccctaatcctttccaaacacttCCACCAATCAGGAACTAACTATAGGAGCCAttctcatacaaacacacacactggagggctacatagcaagttccaggagggCCAGAGCCAGTGCGATATGAGGCTCtgtctgaagaagaaagaaaaccagatgcCTAGCACCTGAAGAGAAACAAGTTGAGCTCTGGACTCTATgcgagtgtgcacacacacatgcttgtagACCTGGACAACCACGTTTACacaacacacagatacagacacacactgcatTGTTGTgcagaaacaccatgaccaaggcaactcttaggaaAGAATGCATTCAATcagggctgacttacagtttcagaggcttagcccattatcatcatggtagagcAGTAACTGGGAGCTACATCCCAATCCCTAAAACCCATTCCCAGTGtcacacttcatccaacaaggccacacctcctaatccttctggtTCTTTCAAAGAGTCCCACTCCCTGGtcaccaagcattcaaatccatGAGCACATGGGGATCATtcctattccaaccaccacatatacttacacatacaattaaaaataaaggagaaaggattgCTGCCTACAACAGATTTGTTAGTAATTTATTAAACAAATTAACCCAAATCTCACTGTTCACACAATGAAAGTCTGTTTTTCATTCCTGCCTCAGGGCAGTGGCATTGAGGAGAAGGAGGTTGCCACAAGCCATCATTCTGCTTCACACATTCAGCATCGCCTCCACAACGTGACAGGAAGATGGAGGTTCTGGTCCATGGTTATTGTAATCTTGTTCTCTGTCCAAAAGCCCCTGTGGCCACGCCCAcattctgagcatgctcagagacCCTGGATCCAGGCTCACCCGTTCCCATGATGGCGTCTCTACCTCCTGTGCACCCTTAGCCTTCCACTCTGTCTTTCAAACATTGTTCCTTTTACCTCCTGATAATCTGTTTTTCTCTGGGACTCGAGGTACTACCCCTTCCTGACCTACCCAGCAGTTATGGGAGTTCTTGCCCTATATCCTGAGCCCTCCTCAGCCTTTTCCCATGCACTCAGCACAGGCGCACAGGCGCACTGGCTCCGGACATTAAGGGCACAGTCACGCTCTGCCCCCTCCGtctatcccaggctgacctctatcCTGAGTTTAAGGCTCAGCTCTCCAGGAGATCCATGGAGAGGTTGGGGGTGTAACTCAATTGGTGGAGTTATTAACCTAACGTGAAAAGGCTGAgtcccatccccagcacctcataacCCAGACCCATAGCCCAAGGTGGGCCACATCTGTCATGCCAGCACTCCAGAAGAgaaccagaaattcaaggtcGTCCCCAAAAGAACTAGATCAAGGCcagcatgagatcctgtcttaaaaactaaaaccaaaaccgcTGAGAGTGAGCATGGCTGGTTGTTGCCAGTCATTCCAGCCCCGGAATTCCATAGGGATGTCCCTATcatgaagaaagcaaaagaaaagggaagggcaAACAATAACGTTCAATTCCTCAACACCAGCCTCAAGTGTGCAGCAGCAGGATGGCTCGCGGTGTCCCCCACTGAGCGGGCTCCCAGAAGCTCAGGGAGGCTGCAATTTCTACACCTTCTCAGCTGCTGCCTACCTGGGATGTGAGCTTCTGCACAGACCTAGAAGGCCTCTCACATCCATGGAACACTCACAGGgcacccttctcagcttctcaaACAAAGAGTCCATTCTCTGCACATTCGAGTACTCACTAATCGCTCTCTTAGCCCCCCACCCAGGGCCTGggcctcccccatctcctccacgGGATCAAGCAAGATAACAGAGAtataggaggaagaggcaggtggatctgtgtgagctctaggccagcgcGGTCTACAAAACAATCAACTTTGGTTCCAAATCAACCAGAGCCCACACAGTGGAACCCTGCCTCGGTCCTGCCCTTTATGCCCTCACCCCACCCACCCTCTGACCCTTTGCCCTCTCCGCTCACCCCTCCTCNNNNNNNNNNNNNNNNNNNNNNNNNNNNNNNNNNNNNNNNNNNNNNcaaaacaaacaaaaaaaaagcgtGCTGAGCACCAGCTTtcatccccccccccactgcttcctgactgcagactgAATGTGACCAGCAGCCTCACCCTCCTGTTTGCAGGCTGTCACCATCGTGTCATCAATTATGAATCAAAGTGAACCTTGCTTCCCTCTTAAAATAGCcactgtcaggcattttgtccCCGAAGTGGGAAGAGGAACAAGCCCCACCACCCCACAGGAGTCACCGAGCCACAGGAGGAACACCCAGTGCAGTCACCTTTCCACACAGAGCCCTTCTCTGCTCCAGAGCAGCCCACACTGCGAGCCTCTGGGGAAAGGGAGAGCAATACAAACACAGCCCTATCAGACCCACCCCTAATGCTTTTGCAGAAAAGCATTATCTAGAGGGGAGAGATAAGAAGAGCAGGAGCCAAAGCTCATGATATAATTCCAGGTCAGTATGCATCTGAGGGGATGGCAGATGGAGCCATTGCTACAGCATGGGTACCTGAATTCAGATGCTATTGCTGGTGTAAAACACAGGCACATATTGTTggtcgtcctaaggggctgcaaacccttcagctcctttggtcctttctctaactccttcattggggaccctgtactcagtttaatggacggctgtgagcctctacattatgaactaactagaccctcagagctcccagggactcaaggcaccaaccaaggactatacatggtgggactgattgttctggaagcatgtgtatagtagaggattgcaaagtcgatcatcaatgggaggagaggtccttggccctgtgagggttctgtgccccagtgtaggggaatgccagggccaataagtaggagaaggtgggatggcaagcatggggaggggggaggcaacaggggtttattcttgttgtttttgtttgtttgttttttggaggggaaactgggaaagaagaaatcatgacaagtaaataaagaaaatatctaaaaacacacacacacacacaaaaaaaaaaccaaaaaaacacagGCGTAGGCTCACacactgtaatcctagctctgTAGGAAACACATGGCTGCAGCTTGCAGCCTGTTGGTTGGCCAAGCAGGCCTCACTGGTGAGCGCTAAGGAGACCCTACCTAAGAAAACAGAGGGAAATTGATTGACATGGACCTtagtcctacacacacacacacacacacacacacacacacacacacacacactgcatctcAGAGAACTCAGCACTCTCCacgggctggcttacatgttacCATTATACCACAGTGACgggcagccaggagaagatgGTTACCAACACCCAGGCTTATCTTCTCCAGACCAGCGGCAGGAGTGCCAGGGCCACAGACTATCAGTCAC from Mastomys coucha isolate ucsf_1 unplaced genomic scaffold, UCSF_Mcou_1 pScaffold22, whole genome shotgun sequence includes:
- the LOC116068514 gene encoding claudin-13-like isoform X2, producing MVSLKQKAISSSVTTLGCVGTIVSCVLPVWRVTFPDDETNPDARIWEGLWHMCQVQGNRWIQCTQYNSKIPAAQDLNVSRGFMVVCITGTWLGLLLCMFGDWLIRCWTDRSVEDKIMKVASGMFLTFGLLMLVPLSWVTHNITPVLGYSKKVEMGISLYLAWTSSLLLLLGGILLCVNIPFCRAFPRCFENQQQSETNSSTSGQERADASGARAIGARAIIA
- the LOC116068514 gene encoding claudin-13-like isoform X1, which produces MVSLKQKAISSSVTTLGCVGTIVSCVLPVWRVTFPDDETNPDARIWEGLWHMCQVQGNRWIQCTQYNSKIPAAQDLNVSRGFMVVCITGTWLGLLLCMFGDWLIRCWTDRSVEDKIMKVASGMFLTFGLLMLVPLSWVTHNITPVLGYSKKVEMGISLYLAWTSSLLLLLGGILLCVNIPFCRAFPRCFENQQQSETNSSTSAGQERADASGARAIGARAIIA